In the Fusarium falciforme chromosome 6, complete sequence genome, TTTTCGTCAGACTTTTGGACTTTAGAGCTTTAAAAGTGGTCTCTCACCTTGATAAACTTTCTGTCAGGCACCGCATCCTTCTTTGCAGAGCTCAGGAACAAGTTTTGGACGTGAAGACCCGACACAGGGGGCGCTCCTGCGGGTGTGCCCTCCAATTCCGCAAGGAGAGCACCGGCATCTTTGGCCGTGATTTCTCCATCAACAAACTTGTCAAGAACTGTTCCCCTCTGTCCCGGGAGCTTAGACTTGACATCGTCGTAGACTTCGTTGTGCGTGGAATCTCGAAAGACCTGAAGGATCCGGCGGGCAAAGGCCTCCTTGGTCACTTCAGTATCATCGTCATACCAGTCCCCAATGAGCTTGTCGAGTCCAGGCAGCTCCTTCTCATCCAGCTCGCTCTCGGGGTCCTTGACGAGTTGACCGAGCTGCTTGATAGAATTCTGCAGGGTTGGAATGGGCTCTGGTGCCTCCACAGGTGCTGACATGATGGGCTGTGGGATATAGTACAGCTACTAAACAATACGAGAAGACGAAAATGCGCCGGTTGCGGGCAGTGGTGGAGGTTTAGGTGGGCTTTCAAGGTTTCAAAGTTCTCTCGCTCTGTAGTGAACGAGATAGCTTGAAGAGTCTTCCAACCCATTCCCCTATTCTATCTCAATGACTTTATATACTACAATCATGTTTCATTCACCCACCAACCCGTTGCGATTGCTTTTATCGATCGATAAGCAGGTATGCGCCCAAACTAGATCGAGACCATCGGCCGACTCGCAGGTGGTCTAGGCCCTGCACCGCCCAGCGTCAGCCAGCCACAAAATGCCCACCTTCGTCCAAGCCCTTCTGTTTCGGGAGCTGACTGTTACGAGGTGGTGAGAATTTAGAAAGTTTGACAATGCCACAATGCCGTTGGGTACGAGGTAATGGCCTAGGTATGTGAATCTGCATCACAACGCGCTGTCGGCCAGTCACTTCAATAGCGGCTTGTCAGCTCCGTGGCTCTAGTTGCCGCTATTGCCGCCTTTATCTTATGTAAAATAAAGCCAAGTTTGTTGACCATCACATGCTTGTCCTCGGGAGGCCTCGAATTGCGATAGTAAGACATGGCTCACCACATCCTCACTATTGTCTTGAGGCGACGACACCACCTATTGGTTGACTCTGTTGTCACATTATGATGAAAGGTGCGGGGTAAAGAGCTGAAAAGTGCAAAGACGCCCAGCAGGCTTGATGCTGAGGACCGTCTGTCACTTGTCAATCTAGACAGCTCATAGTGCTGTAGGGTGGAGTGATGGTGAAAAGGTCAGCCACAAGGACAACATTTGAACACGTAACTAGGAAATCCATTGGAAGCTACCTCGACTAGTGATTGTGCCAAGCCGCAAGAGAATGTCATAGTCTCCGACCAATGCTGCCTTATGGGCCGGGCCGTCGCGTTACGCTGCCTACTTACAGTATCTTGGCAAACCATAATCGTATGGCATTTTACAGGAATTTAGAGAGTACAAGAATGACATGATGTCTAGGCCACGATTGGTATTCGTTAACTTGTGCTATTCTTACAACTCTTTGACCAACTACGTCTATCGTAATAGGCATTATTTTTATGTactcttcttggtctttgaCCTACGATGTGCAAGATCTCCTTTCCTCCTGAACCTCTCCTCTGATGATAACTTGCTAGAATGAACAGGCACTTGTAGTTCCCATAGGTAAGAACCCGGTTCTACCATCATTTCAAGTGCTGTACATGCCACATAGTTTTGCAGGCATTGGCTTGTTCGCCTAATCCCTCTTCTTTCCAATCCTAGGCAAGCAGAGCCACAAAGCCAGGAGCGTCGCCAAGAGCGCAAGAATAATTGGTTGGAGAACCTGGACACCCTTTGCCTGAGCGATGGCACCGACCGCAAACGGCAGCACAGCCGCTCCACTACCACCAAAAGCTGCGGCAAACCCTATGGTGCTGACATGCAGATGCTTAGGCAACATCTTGGTGGTGGCAATGACGACGGCAGGGAACAGAGGTCCAATAAAGAAGCCCTGGAAGGCAACAGCAACGGCAGAGACATAAAACTGCGGTACCAGCCAGAAGACGAGCTCCAGGGCCATAGTGGCTGGTAGGTAAAGAGCCACAGCAACCTTTACACCAAGCAATGGAGTAACGAATCCCAGGATGGCACGGCCGAGAGTAAGTCCCAGCCAAAAGCCCACAGATGTCATTCCAGCCGGGAACGCATCAGCGTTACGAACGCGGATCATGAACTGGACAACCCAGCCGCCAAGGGACacctcaactccaacatAGGCAAGCAGAAAGGCGGCGCAGAGCCAGGTGACGCGAGCGTAAGGCATCTGGAAGAGTGCTTGCTTCATGCCTTCGTGGTTTTCGTTGCTTGCCTCCATGGTCCTGCGGTAAACTTCACCGCCGTTGGACCAGAAAGCCCATGTGCACGTAGTGAGTTCAACGACGGCGAGACCGATCTACAGGATTATTTAGCAATCTCCTTCATAAGTTCGAATCATGACAGAAGACGCTTACCATGACATAGTAAAAGTTATACCACGGCAGGTTGGCCTTCGTAATCAAGCTGGTAGCAATTAGAGGGCTGATGGTGCCACCAATGCCATAGAACGCGTGGAGAAAACCCAGGGTCTCGTTTGCCCTGTCCAAGTTGCCAATCCAAGCATTCCAAGCAGCATCACTAATACCGTTACCAAAGCCAGCGACCGCATAGGCCAAGACCAGCACAGGGTAAGGAGGGTGGAGAGAAATGATGATGTAGGCAATGATGTGGCATATTCCACAAGTAACACCTATGCCCCGCTGGCCGATCTTTCTATGCAGCATGTTGTTTATGGCGGCTGCAAGGATATACCCGACAAACGGGGAGAGGAAAATAAGGGAGACGACAATGTAGCTGAGATCATAGTATTTTTCCAACTGCAACGATTAGTCAAAGTCAGAAGATAGGAAAGGGTGCCGTACGTATGGAATAAGGGCCTATGAAACGTGTTAGTGGATGGATAATCGACGAAGGTTACCGCGTCTTACACCATAGGCAGCATCATTGGCTCCAGAAGTCAGCATGCTCCAGAATGTGGCACCCGTCTTGAACACATTCGAGCGCGGATACCTCCAGCTCTCCACCACTTCGACAGGAGCCGTATGAGTGGCGATGCTCTCAAGTCCATTGTCGTCAGAACCAGTATTGGCGCCGTCATTCTGATTAGATCCAAGACGTCGTGGTTGTGTATCGAAGAAGCCACTGGACGACGACTTAGCCACGGTCGCAGGGAATGGGCTGACAGAGGTCAGCTCAACAGAGCCAATCACGGCAGTGGAAGCGCTGGCGGCCGTCATTGTGGAGCTGAAGCGGCTGAAAAGAAGATGCGTCTGACAGAAGACAAGGGATCCGTCGATCTAGGACGGCAGATGACAGAGAAGCATTGTCAGTCTCTCAAGAAGAGAGACGAACTCTCCTTTTGAACCTTTACACGAGGACAATCATGTGGATACTCGTTCCTCGTTCTGTCACTTTTCGGAACGAGTTCCCCGCGCCAAGCGAGAAGTTTAGCCGAAACTTGAGATATCCGTCCAGCAGGCATTCCGTGGTGTGCGGCTAAGTCTCGGGTAGCAATTTTGGTCCCGTGACGTCACGCTTTCGTTCGTCTAGCACCGTGCCTCTGGTGGACGCCTTGTGGTCTCATTCTTGGGTCACTTTCCTCGGCGAGGCAGCTGTAGGTAAGCGGGATTGTAGGGATCGCCAGGTCCGTTGCCCACTCTTCAGCAtcggccatggctgctgTAGGATTAGGACACGCGTAGGGCCGGGGCGGAGCAGCCCTATTAAGCATATTTTTCAAAAAGTCTTGGCCCCAGAGTCCAATTGCCGCTCTGCCGGTGTCGCCCAGGACGCAGCTCTCGGTGGCTGGGGCCTCTGACCCCCTTGTTGGGGTTTGTCCTCCACCACTCTCATCTGCCCCCCTTGACAGTCCAGACCGCGCTGGCGTCGGGCCATTGGGTCGTGGCTTTTGCATATCGCTCAGCTCCCTGGGTCAGAACCGTACCCCGAGGCCAATCAGTCACGGGCTACGCCCAGCCCTACAGCGTCAAATGCAACCCGGCACCCTCTGTCGCCGCCGGTGTAGGGTGGCTTCTCGGGGGTCATATGTGCAAACGGCATAGTGCAAAGACGCGAATTCAACGAGGCTGA is a window encoding:
- a CDS encoding MFS domain-containing protein, which produces MTAASASTAVIGSVELTSVSPFPATVAKSSSSGFFDTQPRRLGSNQNDGANTGSDDNGLESIATHTAPVEVVESWRYPRSNVFKTGATFWSMLTSGANDAAYGALIPYLEKYYDLSYIVVSLIFLSPFVGYILAAAINNMLHRKIGQRGIGVTCGICHIIAYIIISLHPPYPVLVLAYAVAGFGNGISDAAWNAWIGNLDRANETLGFLHAFYGIGGTISPLIATSLITKANLPWYNFYYVMIGLAVVELTTCTWAFWSNGGEVYRRTMEASNENHEGMKQALFQMPYARVTWLCAAFLLAYVGVEVSLGGWVVQFMIRVRNADAFPAGMTSVGFWLGLTLGRAILGFVTPLLGVKVAVALYLPATMALELVFWLVPQFYVSAVAVAFQGFFIGPLFPAVVIATTKMLPKHLHVSTIGFAAAFGGSGAAVLPFAVGAIAQAKGVQVLQPIILALLATLLALWLCLPRIGKKRD